The genomic DNA TATGCAAAATGTACTAGAGTGGACGATTCATGTAGGGTATTTTATATGTTACCTCAACACGATGGCATTTCATGGAATTCTATTATTGCAGGGTGTGTGCAGAATGGTATGTTTGATGAAGGTCTGAAATTCTTTCAACAAATGTTGATTGCTAAAATTAAGCCCAATCAtgtttccttttcaagtataaTGCCAGCTTGTGCCCACCTGACAACACTACATTTAGGTAAGCAGCTCCATGGATACATAATTAGGAGTAGATTTGACGGCAATGTGTTTATAGCTAGTGCACTGGTGGACATGTATGCAAAATGTGGGAACATTAGAACTGCTAGATGGATTTTCGATAAGATGGAGCTATATGACATGGTTTCATGGACAGCCATGATTATGGGCTATGCTTTGCATGGCCATGCCTATGATGCGATCTCCTTATTCAAGCGGATGGAAGTGGAGGGAGTAAAGCCCAACTACGTGGCATTTATGGCTGTTTTAACTGCTTGCAGCCATGCTGGATTGGTAGATGAAGCttggaaatattttaatagtatGACCCAGGATTATCGAATCATTCCTGGATTGGAGCACTATGCTGCTGTGGCAGACCTACTTGGTCGAGTGGGAAGGTTGGAGGAAGCTTATGAGTTCATCTCTGACATGCATATTGAACCAACAGGAAGTGTGTGGTCGACGTTATTGGCTGCTTGTAGAGTTCACAAGAACATTGAATTGGCTgaaaaagtttccaaaaaacTATTTACAGTTGATCCCCAAAATATTGGAGCTTATGTTCTCTTGTCAAATATATATTCTGCCGCTGGAAGATGGAAAGATGCACGAAAGTTGAGGATTGCTATGAGGGATAAGGGCATGAAAAAGAAACCAGCTTGCAGCTGGATCGAGATTAAGAACAAGGTACATGCTTTTGTGGCAGGTGATAGATCCCACCCATATTATGATAGAATAAACGAGGCTCTCAAAGTTCTTCTGGAGCAGATGGAACGAGAAGGGTATGTTCCAGACACAACTGAGGTGCTCCATGATGTGGAGGAGGAGCAAAAGAGATACTTATTATGTAGCCACAGCGAAAGACTTGCCATAACGTTCGGCATCATCAGCACTCCTGCTGGGACGACAATTCGTGTAACCAAGAACCTTCGGGTGTGTGTTGACTGCCACACAGCAACGAAGTTCATTTCAAAGATTGTTGGGAGAGAAATAGTTGTAAGGGATAACAGTCGATTTCACCATTTCAAGGATGGAAAGTGTTCATGTGGTGATTTTTGGTGACATAAGAAAGAGAGATATTGTCAACCTGATTAAACCTGAGttcatcaaatttatatttattttagttttatttctttttggatGAAGTGGGTGTTCTTAATGTCAAATGGTTTGGAGTT from Vitis riparia cultivar Riparia Gloire de Montpellier isolate 1030 chromosome 8, EGFV_Vit.rip_1.0, whole genome shotgun sequence includes the following:
- the LOC117920885 gene encoding putative pentatricopeptide repeat-containing protein At3g23330; the encoded protein is MNTTQNLCKTLLQNPSSVKSKSQAKQLHAQILRTSLPSPSLLSTILSIYSNLNLLHDSLLIFNSLPSPPTTLAWKSIIRCYTSHGLFLHSLSFFIQMLASGKYPDHNVFPSVLKSCTLMKDLRFGESVHGCIIRLGMGFDLYTCNALMNMYSKFWSLEEGGVQRFCDSKMLGGIPEPREIGKCSNSHDLPCELDKCVAGIDQNGDLNQMSNILYQVNTYKKVFDEGKTSDVYSKKEKESYYLGSLRKVFEMMPKRDIVSWNTVIAGNAQNGMHEDALMMVREMGNADLRPDSFTLSSVLPIFAEYVNLLKGKEIHGYAIRNGYDADVFIGSSLIDMYAKCTRVDDSCRVFYMLPQHDGISWNSIIAGCVQNGMFDEGLKFFQQMLIAKIKPNHVSFSSIMPACAHLTTLHLGKQLHGYIIRSRFDGNVFIASALVDMYAKCGNIRTARWIFDKMELYDMVSWTAMIMGYALHGHAYDAISLFKRMEVEGVKPNYVAFMAVLTACSHAGLVDEAWKYFNSMTQDYRIIPGLEHYAAVADLLGRVGRLEEAYEFISDMHIEPTGSVWSTLLAACRVHKNIELAEKVSKKLFTVDPQNIGAYVLLSNIYSAAGRWKDARKLRIAMRDKGMKKKPACSWIEIKNKVHAFVAGDRSHPYYDRINEALKVLLEQMEREGYVPDTTEVLHDVEEEQKRYLLCSHSERLAITFGIISTPAGTTIRVTKNLRVCVDCHTATKFISKIVGREIVVRDNSRFHHFKDGKCSCGDFW